ATATTGTTCAGTTGCCGTTTGACTCTCATTATCAGAGTATTACAAAATTTGAGTGTTAGAAATACACGTTAAGAAGACCAACAAAGCTTGAAATTACACAAACGAGCACCATTCACCGGCGGCATATATTTTGACCGGCACATTTTAGCAGCGGATTATCCAAattacatttaaaaaaaaaaaaaaattccatacaTATTTATCAGAAGATATCAACTACacagagaataaaataaaaatatctcaaaatctttgattcttcaatcttcacccattagaatttaattttaaCAGAGAGATGAATCCCTACCCTAACTATAGGCAGTGATCTCTCTAGACGAAACGAGAACTGAAGAATTAGAAGAAGACGATGAAGATTTTTTTGCAGTTGGAGTATCCGGTGGAGAAGCAGGTAACCGTGATGAAAAATTCCTCATAGGAAACTGATCTTGATAATAATCAGGATGCGTATCATCAGAAACACCTTCATCAAAATTAAGCGCATAACTAATCGAATCATACCTGAAATCAGCAGAATGTCTTCGATTCCTCCCCACCTTACCCATCAAATTCTTACATTTCTCTTTAAACTCCGGGAACTCATGATGAGGACGACTGTTATGATGATTCACTCTTGATTTAAGCCACGACGTCGGAGATTTAAGTGTAGATCTAAATGATTTAAAATGGTTGTTAAAATCCggtgatggagatggagatggagatggcgATGGAGATGGGATTATGTGTTCATGGTTGTTGTGGTTGTTGCGGAAACAACATGAGATGCATAGAGATGGTTTTCGTCTGTGTTTTAATGGTACTCCATCGTCATCcattagaagaagatgatgatgatcactCAGACAAatgaatgaagatgaagatgatgaagatgacgatgaggaggaagaagaggtgaATGGATGGATAAACTATTTGTATGCCGAGGGGGGGAAGAAACGGTTATTTTAAAGGCAACG
This is a stretch of genomic DNA from Papaver somniferum cultivar HN1 chromosome 1, ASM357369v1, whole genome shotgun sequence. It encodes these proteins:
- the LOC113361480 gene encoding uncharacterized protein LOC113361480, with translation MDDDGVPLKHRRKPSLCISCCFRNNHNNHEHIIPSPSPSPSPSPSPDFNNHFKSFRSTLKSPTSWLKSRVNHHNSRPHHEFPEFKEKCKNLMGKVGRNRRHSADFRYDSISYALNFDEGVSDDTHPDYYQDQFPMRNFSSRLPASPPDTPTAKKSSSSSSNSSVLVSSREITAYS